The Exiguobacterium mexicanum genome includes a window with the following:
- the fusA gene encoding elongation factor G translates to MAREFSLKNTRNIGIMAHIDAGKTTTTERILYYTGRIHKIGETHEGASQMDWMEQEQERGITITSAATTAQWNGHRVNIIDTPGHVDFTVEVERSLRVLDGAVAVLDAQSGVEPQTETVWRQATTYGVPRVVFVNKMDKIGADFLYSVKTLHERLQANAHPIQLPIGAEDEFKGIVDLVEMKTYMYSNDLGTDIEVIDGFPADMADQAEELRGQLIEAVADYNEELMMKYLEGEEISIEELKAGIRKATLSVEFYPVLVGSAFKNKGVQLMLDAVVDYLPSPVDVESIKGVNLDTEEEITREPSDEAPFSALAFKVMTDPYVGKLTFFRVYSGTAQAGSYVKNSTKGKRERLGRILQMHANSREEIPMVYAGDIAAAVGLKDTTTGDTLCSEKDNVVLESMTFPEPVISVAIEPKSKADQDKMGQALAKLAEEDPTFRTETNQETGQTIISGMGELHLDILVDRMRREFKVEANVGAPQVAYRETIRGAAKIDSKFVRQSGGRGQYGHVVVEFEPNEEGAGFAFENKIVGGVVPREYVPAVQSGIEEALENGILAGYPVVDVKAALVFGSYHDVDSNEMAFKVAASMAVKQLKEQAKAVILEPMMRVEVVIPEEYLGDIMGDVTSRRGRVEGMEARGNAQVVKAMVPLSEMFGYATSLRSRTQGRGTYSMHFDHYEEVPKSIAEEIIKKANG, encoded by the coding sequence ATGGCAAGAGAATTCTCCCTAAAGAATACTCGTAACATCGGGATCATGGCTCACATTGATGCCGGTAAAACGACAACAACTGAACGTATTCTTTATTACACAGGTCGTATCCACAAAATTGGTGAAACTCATGAAGGAGCTTCACAAATGGACTGGATGGAGCAGGAGCAAGAGCGTGGAATCACGATCACTTCTGCTGCGACAACTGCACAGTGGAATGGCCACCGTGTAAACATCATCGATACACCTGGACACGTAGACTTCACAGTTGAAGTTGAACGTTCACTCCGTGTACTTGATGGCGCAGTTGCAGTACTTGACGCACAGTCAGGTGTTGAACCACAAACAGAAACTGTATGGCGTCAAGCGACGACTTATGGTGTTCCACGTGTCGTATTCGTCAACAAGATGGATAAGATCGGTGCGGACTTCTTGTACTCGGTGAAAACACTTCACGAGCGTCTCCAAGCAAATGCACACCCAATCCAACTTCCAATTGGCGCGGAAGACGAATTCAAAGGAATCGTTGACCTCGTTGAGATGAAGACGTACATGTACTCAAACGACCTCGGTACTGACATCGAAGTAATCGATGGCTTCCCAGCTGACATGGCTGACCAAGCTGAAGAACTTCGTGGTCAATTGATCGAAGCGGTTGCGGACTACAACGAAGAGTTGATGATGAAATACCTCGAAGGCGAAGAGATCTCAATTGAAGAACTCAAAGCTGGTATTCGTAAAGCAACGCTTAGCGTAGAATTCTACCCTGTACTCGTTGGTTCGGCCTTCAAAAACAAAGGTGTTCAATTGATGTTGGACGCTGTTGTTGATTACCTCCCGTCACCAGTTGACGTTGAGTCAATCAAAGGGGTTAACCTCGATACAGAAGAAGAAATCACGCGTGAACCTTCGGACGAAGCGCCATTCTCGGCACTTGCGTTCAAAGTCATGACTGACCCTTACGTCGGTAAATTGACATTCTTCCGTGTGTACTCTGGTACAGCACAAGCTGGTTCGTATGTGAAGAACTCGACTAAAGGTAAGCGCGAGCGCCTCGGTCGTATCCTTCAGATGCACGCGAACAGCCGTGAAGAAATTCCAATGGTATATGCTGGTGACATCGCCGCAGCTGTTGGTCTTAAAGATACTACGACTGGTGATACGCTTTGCTCAGAGAAAGACAACGTCGTTCTCGAGTCAATGACATTCCCAGAACCAGTTATCTCGGTCGCAATCGAGCCTAAATCGAAAGCTGACCAAGACAAGATGGGTCAAGCTCTCGCGAAACTCGCAGAAGAGGATCCAACTTTCCGCACTGAAACAAACCAAGAGACTGGTCAAACGATCATCTCTGGTATGGGTGAGCTTCACCTTGATATCCTCGTTGACCGTATGCGTCGCGAATTCAAAGTAGAAGCTAACGTAGGTGCACCACAAGTTGCTTACCGTGAGACAATCCGTGGCGCTGCGAAGATCGATTCGAAATTCGTACGTCAATCAGGTGGTCGCGGTCAGTACGGTCACGTTGTCGTAGAATTCGAGCCGAACGAAGAAGGCGCTGGATTCGCATTCGAGAACAAAATCGTCGGTGGTGTTGTACCACGTGAATACGTCCCAGCTGTTCAAAGCGGGATTGAAGAAGCTCTCGAAAACGGTATCCTCGCGGGTTACCCAGTAGTTGACGTTAAAGCTGCTCTCGTCTTCGGATCGTACCACGATGTCGACTCGAACGAGATGGCGTTTAAAGTTGCTGCTTCGATGGCGGTTAAACAACTTAAGGAACAAGCGAAAGCTGTCATCCTTGAGCCAATGATGCGTGTTGAAGTTGTCATCCCAGAAGAATACTTGGGAGACATCATGGGTGACGTCACGTCACGCCGTGGACGCGTAGAAGGTATGGAAGCACGCGGTAACGCTCAAGTCGTTAAAGCAATGGTTCCACTTTCAGAAATGTTTGGATATGCGACATCGCTTCGTTCACGTACGCAAGGACGCGGAACGTACTCGATGCACTTCGATCACTACGAAGAAGTACCGAAGTCAATCGCAGAAGAAATCATCAAAAAAGCGAACGGCTAA
- the rpsG gene encoding 30S ribosomal protein S7, translating into MRKNRAERRDVIADPIYNSKLVTRLINRVMLDGKKGTAQTIIYNAFGLIAERSGKEPMEVFEEAMNNIMPVLEVKARRVGGANYQVPVEVRPERRTTLGLRYLVNYARLRNEKTMEQRIANEIMDAANNTGASVKKREDMHKMAEANKAFAHYRW; encoded by the coding sequence ATGCGTAAAAACCGTGCAGAACGTCGTGACGTTATCGCAGATCCGATCTACAACTCGAAATTGGTAACTCGCCTCATTAACCGTGTCATGTTAGACGGTAAAAAAGGTACAGCTCAAACTATCATTTACAACGCATTTGGCCTCATCGCTGAACGCTCAGGCAAAGAGCCTATGGAAGTGTTCGAAGAAGCAATGAACAACATCATGCCTGTACTTGAAGTTAAAGCTCGCCGTGTCGGTGGAGCAAACTACCAAGTTCCTGTTGAAGTTCGTCCAGAGCGCCGTACGACACTTGGTCTTCGTTACCTCGTGAACTACGCTCGTCTCCGCAACGAGAAAACGATGGAGCAACGTATCGCGAACGAAATCATGGATGCAGCCAATAACACTGGTGCTTCAGTTAAGAAACGCGAAGACATGCATAAGATGGCAGAAGCAAACAAAGCGTTTGCTCACTATCGTTGGTAA
- the rpoB gene encoding DNA-directed RNA polymerase subunit beta: MTGQLVQYGRHRQRRSFARISEVLELPNLIEIQTASYEWFLREGLKEMFTDISPISDFTGNLVLEFIDYSLSEPKYSIDESKERDVTYSAPLRVKVRLQNKETGELKEQEVFMGDFPLMTESGTFIINGAERVIVSQLVRSPSVYYNAKLDKNGKRGFGATVIPNRGAWLELETDAKDIVYVRIDRTRKIPVTVLLRALGFGTDQEIIDLLGDDEYLRNTLEKDNTESTEKALIEIYERLRPGEPPTVENAKSLLVSRFFDPKRYDLANVGRYKMNKKLHLKNRLFGQKLAETLVDPETGEVIAEAGTILDRRNLDRVLPHLENGLGYMDAEPTGGVAEGEPFGLQSIKVISPDDPDGERILNIIGNGNIDRSVKHITPADIIASINYFFNLLHEVGTTDDIDHLGNRRLRSVGELLQNQFRIGLSRMERVVKERMSIQDQNAITPQALINIRPVIASLKEFFGSSQLSQFMDQTNPLAELTHKRRLSALGPGGLTRERAGFEVRDVHYSHYGRMCPIETPEGPNIGLINSLSSYAKVNEYGFIEAPYRRVDPETGLVTSEIQYMTADEEDLYVVAQANMPLTEEGGFANEQVLCRFRGQNLSVEPNRVDYMDVSPKQVVSAATACIPFLENDDSNRALMGANMQRQAVPLLQPDSPIIGTGMEYVSAKDSGAAIIAKFPGVVERVTAREILVRRTSDVNGSEVSGDLDRYKLQKYVRSNQGTCYNQKPIIAAGDRVEKGEILADGPSMDMGELALGRNVVVAFMTWDGYNYEDAIIMSERLVKDDVYTSIHIEEYESESRDTKLGPEEITRDIPNVGDDALRNLDDRGIIRIGAEVKDGDILVGKVTPKGVTELTAEERLLHAIFGEKAREVRDTSLRVPNGGDGIILDVKVFDRENGDELSPGVNQMVRVYIVQKRKIHEGDKMAGRHGNKGVISRILPEEDMPYMPDGTPIDIMLNPLGVPSRMNIGQVLELHLGMAAKKLGIKVATPVFDGAREEDVWATIEEAGMDKDAKTRLYDGRTGEAFDNRVSVGVMYMIKLAHMVDDKLHARSTGPYSLVTQQPLGGKAQFGGQRFGEMEVWALEAYGAAYTLQEILTIKSDDTVGRVKAYEAIVKGESVPKAGVPESFRVLIKELQALGMEVKMMSADDEEVEMKDEDDDNIPNATSALEQVVQPTVTEEE, from the coding sequence TTGACTGGTCAACTTGTTCAGTACGGTCGTCACCGTCAGAGAAGAAGCTTTGCCCGTATCAGTGAGGTATTAGAGCTTCCGAATTTGATTGAAATTCAAACTGCTTCTTACGAGTGGTTCTTACGTGAAGGATTGAAAGAGATGTTTACGGACATTTCGCCAATCTCCGACTTCACTGGAAACCTTGTGCTCGAGTTCATCGATTATTCGCTCAGTGAGCCGAAGTATTCGATTGATGAATCGAAGGAGCGAGACGTTACTTACTCTGCGCCATTGCGCGTAAAAGTACGTCTACAAAACAAAGAAACAGGTGAGCTCAAAGAACAAGAAGTGTTCATGGGAGATTTCCCACTCATGACAGAATCGGGAACATTTATCATTAACGGTGCAGAACGCGTTATCGTTTCCCAGCTTGTTCGTTCGCCGAGCGTTTATTACAACGCCAAACTCGATAAAAACGGTAAGCGTGGTTTCGGTGCGACAGTCATTCCGAACCGCGGTGCATGGCTCGAACTTGAGACAGATGCCAAAGATATCGTTTACGTTCGTATCGACCGTACCCGTAAGATCCCGGTAACAGTGTTGTTGCGTGCCCTCGGATTCGGTACGGACCAAGAGATTATCGACCTTCTCGGGGATGATGAATATCTTCGCAATACCCTTGAAAAAGATAATACAGAATCAACAGAAAAAGCGTTGATCGAAATTTACGAACGTCTCCGCCCTGGTGAACCACCAACGGTTGAGAACGCGAAGTCACTTCTCGTATCTCGTTTCTTCGACCCAAAACGTTACGACCTTGCAAACGTCGGTCGCTACAAGATGAACAAAAAACTTCATCTTAAAAACCGTCTCTTCGGTCAAAAATTGGCCGAGACGCTCGTTGACCCAGAAACAGGCGAAGTCATCGCTGAAGCTGGAACAATCCTCGATCGTCGCAACCTTGACCGCGTTCTTCCACATTTGGAAAACGGCCTCGGTTATATGGATGCTGAGCCGACAGGCGGCGTCGCTGAAGGTGAACCGTTCGGTCTTCAATCGATCAAAGTTATCTCACCAGATGACCCAGATGGAGAGCGTATCTTGAACATTATCGGTAACGGCAATATCGACCGCAGCGTGAAACACATCACGCCGGCTGATATCATCGCATCGATCAACTACTTCTTTAACTTGCTACACGAAGTCGGAACAACAGATGACATCGACCACCTAGGAAACCGTCGTCTTCGTTCAGTCGGAGAACTTCTCCAAAACCAATTCCGGATCGGGCTTTCTCGTATGGAACGTGTTGTTAAAGAGCGGATGTCGATTCAAGATCAAAATGCGATCACACCACAGGCACTCATCAACATTCGCCCGGTAATCGCGTCGCTAAAAGAGTTCTTTGGTAGCTCGCAGTTGTCACAGTTCATGGACCAAACAAACCCGCTCGCAGAGCTCACGCACAAGCGTCGTCTCTCTGCACTTGGACCGGGTGGTTTGACACGTGAGCGTGCCGGTTTCGAAGTTCGAGATGTTCACTATTCGCACTACGGTCGGATGTGTCCAATCGAAACACCAGAAGGACCGAACATCGGTCTCATCAACTCGCTTTCGTCTTATGCGAAAGTAAACGAGTACGGCTTCATCGAAGCACCGTACCGTCGAGTCGACCCAGAAACAGGTCTCGTCACGAGCGAGATTCAATATATGACGGCGGATGAAGAAGATCTCTACGTCGTCGCCCAGGCGAACATGCCACTCACAGAAGAAGGCGGTTTCGCCAACGAACAAGTCCTTTGCCGTTTCCGCGGACAAAACTTGTCAGTTGAACCAAACCGAGTCGATTACATGGACGTTTCGCCGAAACAGGTTGTTTCTGCCGCGACGGCATGTATCCCGTTCCTCGAGAACGATGACTCGAACCGTGCCCTCATGGGAGCGAACATGCAACGTCAAGCTGTACCGCTTCTCCAACCTGATTCACCGATTATCGGTACTGGGATGGAGTACGTGTCAGCGAAAGACTCTGGAGCCGCGATTATCGCGAAATTCCCAGGTGTCGTCGAGCGTGTCACAGCGCGCGAAATCTTGGTCCGCCGCACGTCTGACGTGAATGGTTCTGAGGTGTCGGGTGATCTTGACCGCTACAAACTTCAAAAGTATGTCCGTTCGAACCAAGGGACATGCTACAACCAGAAGCCGATCATCGCTGCTGGCGACCGTGTCGAAAAAGGAGAAATCCTTGCTGACGGTCCATCGATGGATATGGGTGAGCTCGCGCTCGGCCGTAACGTCGTTGTCGCCTTCATGACATGGGACGGTTACAACTATGAGGATGCGATCATCATGAGTGAGCGTCTCGTGAAAGATGACGTGTACACATCGATTCATATCGAAGAGTACGAGTCAGAATCACGCGACACGAAACTCGGACCTGAGGAAATCACACGTGATATTCCAAACGTCGGCGATGACGCGCTTCGCAACTTGGACGATCGTGGAATCATCCGCATCGGTGCAGAAGTCAAGGATGGCGATATCCTCGTCGGTAAAGTAACGCCTAAAGGCGTGACTGAATTGACGGCGGAAGAGCGTCTCTTGCACGCGATCTTCGGTGAGAAAGCACGTGAAGTCCGTGATACGTCACTCCGTGTACCAAACGGCGGCGACGGCATCATCTTGGACGTCAAAGTGTTCGATCGTGAAAACGGTGACGAACTCTCACCAGGCGTGAACCAAATGGTTCGTGTCTACATCGTTCAAAAACGTAAGATTCACGAAGGGGATAAGATGGCGGGACGTCACGGTAACAAAGGTGTTATCTCGCGGATCCTCCCTGAAGAAGACATGCCATACATGCCGGACGGCACACCGATTGACATCATGCTTAACCCACTAGGTGTACCATCACGGATGAACATCGGTCAGGTACTCGAACTCCACCTTGGAATGGCGGCTAAAAAGCTCGGCATCAAAGTGGCGACACCTGTATTCGATGGTGCGCGTGAGGAAGACGTATGGGCAACGATTGAAGAAGCTGGAATGGACAAAGATGCCAAGACTCGTCTCTATGACGGTCGTACTGGTGAAGCGTTCGATAACCGCGTCTCGGTCGGTGTCATGTATATGATCAAACTCGCGCACATGGTTGATGATAAACTTCACGCTCGTTCGACAGGACCATACTCGCTCGTCACACAACAACCGCTCGGTGGTAAAGCACAGTTCGGTGGACAGCGTTTCGGTGAGATGGAAGTATGGGCACTTGAAGCGTACGGCGCAGCCTACACGCTCCAAGAGATCCTTACAATCAAGTCGGATGACACGGTTGGCCGTGTGAAAGCATACGAGGCCATCGTGAAAGGTGAGAGCGTTCCGAAAGCGGGCGTTCCTGAGTCGTTCCGCGTCTTGATCAAAGAGCTCCAAGCGCTCGGTATGGAAGTCAAGATGATGTCTGCGGACGATGAAGAAGTTGAAATGAAAGATGAAGATGACGACAACATCCCGAACGCAACATCGGCGTTAGAACAAGTCGTTCAACCGACTGTTACGGAAGAGGAATAA
- the rpsL gene encoding 30S ribosomal protein S12, whose amino-acid sequence MPTINQLVRKGRKSKVVKSDSPALNKGYNSFIKSQTNVSSPQKRGVCTRVGTMTPKKPNSALRKYARVRLTNQIEVTAYIPGIGHNLQEHSVVLIRGGRVKDLPGVRYHIVRGALDTAGVDGRMQGRSKYGTKRPKAAKK is encoded by the coding sequence ATGCCTACTATCAACCAGTTAGTCCGTAAAGGACGTAAATCGAAAGTCGTTAAATCTGACTCTCCAGCACTTAACAAAGGTTACAACAGTTTCATCAAGTCACAAACAAACGTGAGCTCGCCACAGAAACGTGGTGTTTGTACACGTGTTGGTACAATGACTCCGAAGAAACCGAACTCGGCATTACGTAAGTATGCTCGTGTTCGTTTGACTAACCAAATCGAAGTGACTGCGTACATTCCAGGTATTGGCCACAACCTTCAAGAGCACAGCGTTGTTCTTATCCGTGGAGGACGTGTAAAAGACTTACCAGGGGTACGTTACCACATCGTTCGTGGTGCGCTTGACACTGCAGGTGTTGACGGACGTATGCAAGGCCGTTCTAAATACGGTACGAAACGTCCGAAAGCTGCGAAGAAGTAA
- the rpoC gene encoding DNA-directed RNA polymerase subunit beta' — MVDVNRFEYMKIGLASPEKIRSWSYGEVKKPETINYRTLKPEKDGLFCERIFGPTKDWECYCGKYKRIRYKGVICDRCGVEVTKAKVRRERMGHIELAAPVSHIWYFKGIPSRMGLVLDMSPRALEEVIYFASYVVTEPGDTPLEKKQLLSEKEYRLYREKYGSDFKADMGAEAIRTLLQDVQLEKEVGELREELKTVQGQRRTRAIKRLEVLDAFFTSGNDPDWMILEVLPVIPPELRPMVQLDGGRFATSDLNDLYRRVINRNNRLKRLLDLGAPNIIVQNEKRMLQEAVDALIDNGRRGRPVTGPGNRPLKSLSHMLKGKQGRFRQNLLGKRVDYSGRSVIVVGPNLKMYQCGLPKEMALELFKPFVMKELVGRGIASNIKNAKRKIEKMQPEIWGVLEEVIREHPVLLNRAPTLHRLGIQAFEPILVEGRAIRLHPLVCTAYNADFDGDQMAVHVPLSAEAQAEARLLMLAAQNILNPKDGKPVVTPSQDMVLGNYYISLERDDAVGQGKILSNVNEALIAYQNGYVHLHTRVALPARTLNNPTFTDEQNEKLLITTVGKMIFNEILPNTFPYLNEPTMENLQEATPDKYFIDKGANVAEEIASRPLVEPFKKGFLGKVIAEVFQKFETTETSRMLDRMKDLGFKHSTKAGVTVGIADIIVLPDKQEILDEAQTQVDQIMKSFRRGLITEDERYERVVRSWNEAKDEIQSRLMKSLNRLNPIFMMSDSGARGNASNFTQLAGMRGLMAAPSGRIIELPIKSSFREGLTVQEYFISTHGARKGLADTALKTADSGYLTRRLVDVAQDVIIREEDCGTDRGIRVAALREGTEEIENLYDRLVGRTAFETVAHPETGEVMVEKNQLITEDLARDIVDAGIERVEIRTAFTCNTSHGVCKKCYGRNLATGSNVEVGEAVGIIAAQSIGEPGTQLTMRTFHTGGVAGDDITQGLPRIQEVFEARNPKGQAVISEIPGTVIDFTESRDKRELTVEGLSETRTYTIPFGARLRVQIGDTVEAGEVFTEGSIDPKELLAVRGVSGVQNYLLQEVQKVYRMQGVEIGDKHVEVMVRQMLRRVKVIESGDTPLLPGSLVDISVFKEACKDALRDGKSPATAKPVLLGITKASLETDSFLSAASFQETTRVLTDAAIKGKRDYLLGLKENVIIGKLVPAGTGMPVYRDVELKEEETKAVLEDTTVE; from the coding sequence TTGGTAGATGTTAATCGATTTGAATATATGAAAATCGGCTTGGCTTCACCTGAGAAGATCCGTTCGTGGTCTTACGGGGAAGTCAAAAAGCCGGAAACGATCAACTATCGTACACTCAAACCAGAGAAGGACGGATTGTTCTGTGAACGAATCTTCGGTCCTACGAAAGACTGGGAATGTTACTGCGGAAAGTACAAACGGATCCGTTATAAAGGAGTCATTTGTGACCGCTGTGGCGTTGAAGTGACGAAAGCGAAAGTGCGTCGCGAGCGTATGGGCCATATCGAGCTCGCGGCACCAGTTTCGCACATCTGGTACTTCAAAGGGATTCCAAGCCGAATGGGGCTTGTTCTCGACATGTCACCACGTGCACTCGAAGAAGTGATCTACTTCGCGTCGTACGTCGTGACGGAGCCAGGTGACACTCCGCTCGAGAAGAAACAACTTCTCTCGGAAAAAGAATATCGTCTCTACCGTGAAAAATACGGTAGTGACTTCAAAGCAGACATGGGTGCGGAAGCGATCCGGACACTCCTTCAAGACGTACAACTCGAGAAGGAAGTCGGAGAACTCCGCGAAGAATTGAAGACAGTTCAAGGTCAGCGTCGTACACGTGCGATTAAACGCCTTGAAGTGCTCGATGCATTCTTCACATCAGGCAATGATCCAGATTGGATGATCCTCGAAGTACTTCCTGTCATTCCGCCTGAGCTTCGCCCGATGGTGCAGCTCGACGGTGGACGCTTTGCGACATCTGACTTGAACGATTTGTATCGTCGAGTCATCAACCGGAACAACCGTCTTAAACGTTTGCTCGATCTCGGCGCGCCGAACATCATCGTGCAAAACGAGAAGCGTATGCTTCAAGAAGCGGTTGACGCCCTCATCGACAACGGTCGTCGTGGTCGTCCGGTAACAGGTCCAGGTAACCGTCCATTGAAATCACTTTCACACATGTTGAAAGGGAAACAAGGTCGTTTCCGTCAAAACCTTCTTGGTAAACGGGTCGACTATTCAGGACGTTCGGTTATCGTCGTTGGTCCAAACTTGAAGATGTACCAATGTGGTCTCCCGAAAGAGATGGCCCTTGAACTCTTCAAACCGTTCGTGATGAAAGAACTTGTCGGTCGCGGCATCGCGTCGAACATCAAGAACGCCAAACGTAAGATTGAGAAGATGCAACCAGAAATCTGGGGCGTCCTCGAAGAAGTCATTCGTGAGCATCCGGTTCTCTTGAACCGTGCCCCAACGCTTCACCGCCTAGGGATTCAAGCTTTCGAACCGATTCTCGTCGAAGGTCGCGCGATTCGCCTTCACCCGCTCGTATGTACGGCTTATAACGCCGACTTCGATGGTGACCAAATGGCGGTTCACGTCCCACTTTCTGCTGAAGCACAAGCGGAAGCTCGTCTTCTCATGCTCGCAGCGCAAAACATCTTGAACCCGAAAGACGGAAAACCAGTTGTTACACCATCGCAGGATATGGTCCTCGGTAACTACTACATCTCGCTTGAACGCGACGATGCCGTCGGACAAGGGAAAATTTTGTCGAACGTGAACGAAGCGCTCATCGCGTATCAAAATGGCTATGTCCACTTGCATACACGTGTCGCTCTTCCAGCACGCACGCTCAACAACCCGACGTTCACAGATGAGCAAAACGAGAAATTGTTGATCACAACGGTCGGTAAGATGATCTTTAACGAGATCTTGCCGAACACGTTCCCATACTTGAACGAGCCGACGATGGAAAACTTGCAGGAAGCAACGCCTGACAAGTACTTCATCGACAAAGGTGCCAACGTGGCGGAAGAAATCGCCTCACGTCCTTTGGTTGAGCCGTTCAAAAAAGGATTCCTTGGAAAAGTCATCGCGGAAGTGTTCCAGAAGTTCGAAACGACTGAAACAAGCCGCATGCTTGACCGGATGAAAGATCTCGGCTTTAAACACTCGACGAAAGCCGGTGTGACGGTCGGAATCGCTGATATCATCGTTCTTCCGGACAAACAAGAGATCCTTGATGAAGCGCAAACTCAAGTCGATCAAATCATGAAGTCATTCCGTCGCGGTCTCATCACTGAAGATGAGCGTTACGAGCGCGTTGTACGCTCTTGGAACGAAGCGAAGGATGAGATTCAATCACGATTGATGAAATCCCTCAATCGCTTGAACCCAATTTTCATGATGTCTGACTCAGGTGCCCGTGGTAACGCGTCCAACTTCACGCAGCTCGCAGGGATGCGTGGTTTGATGGCCGCTCCATCTGGCCGCATCATCGAACTTCCGATCAAATCTTCATTCCGTGAAGGTCTGACGGTACAAGAGTACTTCATCTCGACGCACGGTGCGCGTAAAGGTCTTGCCGATACAGCCCTTAAGACGGCTGACTCAGGTTACTTGACGCGTCGTCTTGTAGACGTAGCTCAAGATGTCATCATCCGTGAAGAAGATTGTGGAACGGACCGCGGAATCCGCGTCGCCGCTCTCCGCGAAGGCACGGAAGAAATCGAAAACTTGTATGACCGCCTCGTCGGCCGTACAGCGTTCGAGACAGTGGCACATCCGGAAACGGGTGAAGTCATGGTCGAGAAGAACCAATTGATTACCGAAGATCTCGCTCGCGACATCGTCGACGCTGGAATCGAACGAGTTGAAATCCGTACAGCCTTTACATGTAACACGTCACATGGCGTATGTAAGAAATGTTACGGCCGCAACTTGGCGACTGGCTCAAATGTTGAAGTCGGCGAAGCTGTCGGAATCATCGCCGCGCAATCAATCGGTGAGCCAGGAACGCAGCTTACAATGCGTACCTTCCACACAGGTGGGGTAGCCGGGGATGATATCACACAAGGTCTTCCGCGTATCCAAGAGGTATTCGAGGCTCGTAACCCGAAAGGGCAAGCAGTCATCTCGGAAATCCCTGGTACGGTTATCGACTTTACAGAATCGCGTGACAAGCGTGAACTTACGGTCGAAGGACTCAGTGAAACACGCACGTACACGATTCCGTTCGGAGCACGTCTCCGTGTCCAAATCGGAGATACGGTAGAGGCCGGAGAAGTCTTCACAGAAGGGTCGATCGATCCGAAAGAATTGCTCGCCGTCCGTGGGGTCTCTGGTGTTCAAAACTATCTTCTCCAAGAAGTACAAAAAGTTTACCGCATGCAAGGGGTAGAAATCGGAGATAAGCACGTCGAAGTTATGGTTCGCCAAATGCTTCGCCGCGTTAAAGTCATCGAATCTGGTGACACACCGCTTCTCCCTGGTTCGCTCGTCGACATCAGCGTCTTCAAAGAAGCATGTAAAGATGCTCTCCGCGATGGCAAGAGCCCGGCAACAGCGAAACCGGTCCTTCTCGGAATCACGAAAGCATCGCTTGAGACAGATTCGTTCCTCTCAGCCGCTTCGTTCCAAGAAACGACTCGTGTATTGACGGATGCTGCCATTAAAGGTAAGCGCGACTATCTCCTCGGACTCAAAGAGAACGTCATCATCGGGAAACTCGTTCCAGCTGGTACTGGGATGCCGGTTTACCGCGATGTCGAACTCAAAGAAGAAGAGACGAAAGCCGTTCTCGAAGACACGACGGTAGAATAA